A genomic stretch from Methanorbis rubei includes:
- a CDS encoding DUF7518 family protein, with translation MKFLEHELAEQEREMNIKHEAGADASASSAKSENTEALERKVRELDAMVKGLTEEMLDLKSVTRKLTMQLEEMRGGQSRVQAESRFGQKKPEEQATEISRGTAAPPASAHTAPVRAVPGRRPAVAEEEPATANRAVPQRSTQPAAPVRAGAATSRHTISSPTPERMPEPEPEVPVEQLKAGQFEYVMQPDGTIQKRKKTTDHSVIIAGTGYNPGHTSRSAAIRPDSDAVIEAAEDDAITDDAKNRR, from the coding sequence ATGAAATTCTTAGAACACGAACTTGCCGAACAGGAACGTGAAATGAATATCAAACACGAAGCAGGAGCAGATGCGTCTGCATCTTCCGCAAAATCAGAAAATACTGAAGCACTTGAGAGAAAAGTTCGCGAACTTGACGCCATGGTCAAAGGGCTCACCGAAGAGATGCTGGACCTCAAATCCGTCACCCGCAAACTCACCATGCAGCTTGAAGAGATGCGTGGCGGCCAGTCCAGAGTCCAGGCAGAATCGCGCTTCGGCCAGAAAAAGCCCGAAGAACAGGCAACAGAAATTTCTCGTGGTACTGCAGCACCCCCTGCATCTGCCCACACCGCACCGGTTCGCGCCGTCCCGGGACGTCGCCCGGCAGTAGCCGAAGAAGAACCTGCCACGGCAAATCGTGCAGTGCCGCAGCGTTCAACGCAGCCTGCCGCACCTGTGCGCGCCGGAGCCGCAACCTCCCGCCACACCATCTCCTCCCCGACCCCCGAACGCATGCCTGAACCTGAACCCGAAGTTCCCGTCGAGCAACTCAAGGCAGGTCAGTTCGAGTACGTCATGCAGCCGGACGGCACCATTCAGAAACGCAAAAAGACAACCGATCACAGCGTCATCATCGCAGGGACCGGCTACAACCCTGGCCACACCTCCCGCTCTGCCGCCATTCGCCCTGACTCAGACGCAGTCATTGAAGCAGCCGAAGACGACGCCATAACCGACGACGCCAAAAACCGCCGCTGA